One genomic segment of Nonomuraea coxensis DSM 45129 includes these proteins:
- a CDS encoding GNAT family N-acetyltransferase, which translates to MSDGYDVLLRDGGIAHVRPLRPGDRAALHELVERSSERSAYLRFFTGGRNTAHAYMDRITSDVYSGHALVAGLRGRLVAVAEYIPVDGGPAEGRKADLAILIDDAAHGHGLGTLLLEHLALDAAAHGVRTLVADVLAENRPMIQVLRDLGLDVARRFEGGMTHIDIAARPTARLRAGIEARDHQAARASLARVLSPRSVAVIGAGGDERSLGRQVLRNLLDAGFRGPIHPVGPHAAEVAGLPCHTRVPDGVDLAVVALPARHVLEAARDCARAGVAGLVVLTPGFAEDGRHGAEEELRRVCRAAGMRLVGPNCLGLINTGIRLNAACLPHQPVRGRLALMSQPGTAGAALLERLAVSSFVSVGNKADVSGNDLLEYWEDDPDTDVIALCLESFGNPRKFARIARRVGRTKPVLLVMSGRGDAGRRAVHSRAAAALTPGVAVDTLARAAGVIRLDSPRELIGAAELLAGSPLPAGRRVAVVGNSGALLARAADACERRGLTLSELLDGRAAAPGNPVDLTAGATAAEIGAAVADLAASPEVDAVLVVCAPPFGSGLEATRRAIAEATGTAGKATLACLAGHDGLIDGRIPSYASPEQAVAALSHVVRYAEWRRGPAEPADADGDVDVDDRAVRKIIEADPATPAEGHRLSPAATARLLACYGVALHADGPDAGKTGADVQSRPAGVEMIVGGVNHPSYGPLVMAGMGPGGPPHDRVFRVAPVADATGMVEELRRAALPHGHQGAPPVDARAPAALITRVGRLLSDLPQVAELDLDPVIVTEDGVVAAGARIWVAPCEPPSPLLRRLR; encoded by the coding sequence ATGTCCGACGGCTACGACGTCCTGCTGCGCGACGGCGGCATCGCGCACGTGCGCCCCCTGCGTCCCGGCGACCGCGCGGCCCTGCACGAGCTGGTGGAGCGCTCGTCGGAGCGCTCGGCCTACCTGCGCTTCTTCACCGGCGGCCGCAACACGGCCCACGCCTACATGGATCGCATCACCTCCGACGTCTACAGCGGGCACGCGCTGGTGGCCGGGCTGAGGGGACGGCTGGTGGCGGTCGCGGAGTACATCCCCGTGGACGGCGGCCCCGCGGAGGGTCGCAAGGCCGACCTGGCGATCCTCATCGACGACGCCGCGCACGGTCACGGGCTGGGCACCCTGCTGCTGGAACACCTCGCGCTGGACGCGGCCGCCCACGGGGTACGCACGCTGGTGGCCGACGTGCTGGCCGAGAACCGGCCGATGATCCAGGTGCTGCGTGACCTCGGCCTGGACGTGGCGCGGCGTTTCGAGGGCGGCATGACGCACATCGACATCGCCGCCCGGCCCACCGCCCGGCTGCGGGCCGGCATCGAGGCGCGCGACCACCAAGCGGCCCGGGCGTCGCTGGCGCGGGTGCTCTCGCCCCGTTCGGTGGCCGTGATCGGCGCCGGCGGCGACGAGCGGTCGCTGGGCCGCCAGGTGCTGCGCAATCTGCTCGACGCGGGTTTCCGCGGCCCGATCCACCCGGTCGGCCCCCACGCCGCCGAGGTGGCCGGGCTCCCCTGCCACACCAGGGTTCCCGACGGGGTGGACCTGGCGGTGGTGGCCCTACCCGCCCGGCACGTGCTGGAGGCCGCCCGGGACTGCGCGCGGGCCGGGGTCGCCGGGCTGGTGGTGCTGACGCCGGGGTTCGCCGAGGACGGCCGGCACGGCGCGGAGGAGGAACTGCGGCGGGTCTGCCGCGCGGCGGGGATGCGGCTGGTCGGCCCGAACTGCCTGGGCCTGATCAACACCGGGATACGGCTGAACGCCGCCTGCCTGCCGCACCAGCCGGTGCGCGGGCGGCTGGCGCTGATGTCCCAGCCGGGTACGGCCGGGGCGGCCCTGCTGGAGCGGCTGGCGGTGTCGTCGTTCGTGTCCGTCGGGAACAAGGCCGACGTGAGCGGCAACGACCTGCTCGAATACTGGGAGGACGACCCGGACACCGACGTGATCGCGCTGTGCCTGGAATCGTTCGGCAATCCGCGCAAGTTCGCCCGCATCGCCCGCCGGGTCGGCAGGACGAAGCCGGTGCTGCTGGTCATGAGCGGGCGCGGCGACGCGGGCCGCCGGGCGGTGCACTCGCGCGCCGCCGCGGCGCTCACCCCTGGCGTCGCCGTGGACACGCTGGCCCGCGCCGCGGGCGTCATCCGGCTCGACAGCCCGCGCGAGCTGATCGGCGCCGCCGAGCTGCTGGCCGGCTCGCCGCTGCCGGCGGGACGCCGGGTCGCCGTCGTGGGCAACTCGGGAGCCCTCTTGGCGAGGGCCGCCGACGCCTGCGAACGGCGCGGCCTGACCCTCTCCGAGCTGCTCGACGGCCGCGCCGCCGCCCCGGGCAACCCGGTCGACCTGACCGCCGGCGCCACCGCCGCCGAGATCGGCGCCGCCGTCGCGGACCTGGCGGCCTCCCCCGAGGTGGACGCGGTCCTGGTCGTCTGCGCCCCTCCGTTCGGCTCCGGCCTGGAGGCGACCAGGCGGGCCATCGCCGAGGCGACCGGGACGGCCGGCAAGGCCACGCTTGCCTGCCTCGCCGGCCACGACGGCCTGATCGACGGCCGGATCCCGTCGTACGCCTCCCCCGAGCAGGCCGTCGCCGCGCTGTCGCATGTCGTGCGCTACGCCGAATGGCGGCGCGGCCCGGCCGAACCCGCGGACGCGGACGGGGACGTGGACGTGGACGACCGCGCCGTGCGCAAGATCATCGAGGCGGATCCGGCCACCCCTGCCGAGGGCCATCGGCTCTCCCCCGCCGCCACCGCCCGGTTGCTGGCCTGCTACGGCGTGGCGCTGCATGCGGACGGCCCCGACGCAGGGAAGACCGGCGCGGACGTCCAGTCCAGGCCGGCGGGCGTCGAGATGATCGTCGGAGGCGTCAACCACCCGTCGTACGGCCCCCTGGTCATGGCGGGCATGGGCCCGGGCGGCCCGCCGCACGACCGGGTCTTCCGCGTCGCCCCGGTGGCGGACGCGACGGGGATGGTCGAGGAGCTGCGCCGCGCGGCGCTCCCGCACGGCCACCAGGGCGCGCCGCCCGTGGACGCCCGGGCGCCGGCCGCCCTGATCACCCGCGTCGGCCGCCTGCTGAGCGACCTGCCCCAGGTCGCCGAGCTGGACCTCGATCCGGTCATCGTCACCGAGGACGGCGTCGTCGCGGCCGGCGCCCGGATCTGGGTCGCGCCCTGCGAGCCGCCGTCGCCGCTGCTGCGCCGGCTGCGCTGA
- a CDS encoding AAA family ATPase, giving the protein MSIVVKETHTAVVVLFGGHAYKLKKPVDFGFLDFTTLRARLAACRREVELNRRLAPDVYEGVADVLGPDGQVCEHLVVMRRMPGERRLATLVRAGAPVDEQLRAVARAVAGLHASSPHGPGIDREGGVEALRGRWTDGFDQVRGLPSMPIERPVLEEIERLALRFLDGRAPLFEARRAARRIVDGHGDLQAEDVFCLDDGPRILDCLEFDDRLRFLDGLDDAAFLAMDLERLGAPLLAERFLSWYVEFSGDPAPPALWHHYVAYRAFVRAKVACLRHWQDRSDTTGSDTTAEARAQAEAGTEARRLAELALRHLRAGAVSLILVGGAPATGKSTIGGALADRLGHTLLRSDRVRKELAGLDPLRPAAAPYRQGIYDAAHTEQVYAELLSRAEKLLGSGESVVLDATWGDRRHRDAAEQVALRAAADLVQLRCTATPRIIDRRLAARRPGLSDADPAVSRLMTADLDAWPDAVEIDTGTALQDSLEQALRAVHRAGPEPSRRFRRPRIEPG; this is encoded by the coding sequence ATGTCCATCGTGGTCAAGGAGACGCACACCGCCGTGGTCGTGCTGTTCGGCGGGCACGCGTACAAGCTGAAGAAGCCGGTGGACTTCGGCTTCCTGGACTTCACCACGCTGCGCGCCCGGCTGGCCGCCTGCCGCCGCGAGGTGGAGCTGAACCGCAGGCTGGCCCCCGACGTGTACGAAGGCGTGGCCGACGTGCTCGGCCCCGACGGCCAGGTGTGCGAACACCTGGTCGTGATGCGGCGCATGCCCGGGGAACGGCGCCTGGCCACGCTGGTACGCGCAGGCGCGCCCGTGGACGAGCAGCTGAGGGCCGTCGCCCGCGCTGTGGCGGGGCTGCACGCCTCAAGCCCGCACGGCCCCGGGATCGACCGCGAGGGCGGCGTCGAGGCGCTGCGCGGCCGCTGGACCGACGGCTTCGACCAGGTGCGCGGCCTGCCCTCGATGCCGATCGAACGCCCCGTGCTGGAGGAGATCGAACGCCTGGCCCTGCGCTTCCTCGACGGCCGCGCACCCCTGTTCGAGGCCCGCAGAGCGGCGCGCCGGATCGTGGACGGCCATGGCGACCTGCAGGCCGAGGACGTCTTCTGCCTGGACGACGGACCCAGGATCCTGGACTGCCTGGAGTTCGACGACCGGCTGCGCTTCCTGGACGGGCTGGACGACGCCGCGTTCCTGGCCATGGACCTGGAACGGCTGGGCGCGCCCCTGCTCGCGGAGCGTTTCCTGAGCTGGTACGTCGAGTTCTCCGGCGACCCGGCGCCGCCGGCGCTGTGGCACCATTACGTCGCCTACCGTGCCTTCGTCCGGGCCAAGGTCGCCTGCCTGCGCCACTGGCAGGACCGAAGCGACACGACAGGCAGCGACACGACAGCAGAGGCCCGGGCGCAGGCCGAGGCGGGAACGGAGGCCCGGCGGCTGGCCGAGCTCGCGCTGCGCCACCTGCGGGCGGGCGCGGTGAGCCTGATCCTGGTGGGCGGAGCACCCGCGACCGGCAAGTCCACGATCGGCGGGGCCCTGGCCGACCGGCTCGGTCACACGCTGCTGCGCAGCGACCGCGTACGCAAGGAACTGGCCGGGCTGGATCCGCTGCGGCCCGCCGCCGCGCCCTACCGGCAGGGCATCTACGACGCCGCGCACACCGAACAGGTCTACGCCGAGCTGCTGTCGCGTGCGGAGAAACTGCTCGGCTCCGGCGAGTCGGTCGTCCTCGACGCGACCTGGGGCGACCGGCGGCACCGGGACGCGGCTGAACAGGTCGCCCTCCGCGCCGCCGCCGATCTCGTACAACTGCGCTGCACCGCCACGCCGCGGATCATCGACCGGCGGCTCGCCGCACGGCGGCCCGGCCTGTCGGACGCGGACCCGGCCGTCTCCCGACTCATGACCGCGGACCTGGACGCCTGGCCGGACGCCGTCGAGATCGACACCGGCACCGCCCTTCAGGACAGCCTCGAACAGGCCCTGCGGGCCGTCCACCGCGCGGGACCGGAACCGTCACGGCGCTTCCGCCGCCCCCGGATCGAACCCGGCTGA